In Trichoderma atroviride chromosome 2, complete sequence, one DNA window encodes the following:
- a CDS encoding putative secondary metabolism biosynthetic enzyme (antiSMASH:Cluster_2.7~SMCOG1168:O-succinylhomoserine sulfhydrylase) has translation MEPSPWNNFETLQLHAGYEPDPVTRSTAVPIYATSSYTFNDSAQAARLFGLRELGNIYSRLTNPTVDVFEKRIAALEGGFAALATASGQAAQYLTLISLTRPGDNIVASSHLYGGTYTQLACLLPRFNITTKFIQSVKPADFAAAIDENTKAIYIESISNPDLFVPDFEAIAKVAHDHGIPLIVDNTLGAGGYFVRPIDHGADIVVHSATKWIGGHGTTIAGVIVDSGRFDWAKHGAKFPEMVEPSPAYHGLSYAASFGPATFIMRARIELLRDVGSCLSPYAAHQLIIGLETLALRAERHAQNAAKLAAYFEAHPEYVSWILWPGSDKHPSHDTAKKYLKRGFGGMLSVGVKGTAEQGSRIVDNLKLVSNVANVGDAKSLAIHPWSTTHEQLAAEEKKLSGVTEDLIRISVGIEHIDDIIADFAQAFQEVYGQ, from the exons ATGGAACCATCTCCCTGGAACAACTTTGAAACTCTCCAGCTTCATGCTGGATACGAACCTGATCCCGTCACCAGATCCACCGCGGTGCCTATCTATGCTACTTCT AGTTACACTTTCAATGACTCTGCCCAAGCCGCGAGACTATTTGGTCTCAGGGAGCTGGGAAACATCTACAGTCGCTTGACCAAT CCTACCGTGGATGTTTTTGAGAAGCGTATTGCTGCTCTCGAAGGTGGCTTTGCTGCCCTGGCCACCGCTTCAGGCCAGGCCGCACAGTATTTGACCTTGATCAGTCTGACCCGACCTGGTGACAACATCGTTGCTAGCTCACATTTATACGGCGGCACATACACCCAACTTGCCTGCCTCCTTCCCCGCTTCAACATCACAACCAAGTTTATTCAAAGCGTGAAACCAGCTGATTTCGCTGCGGCTATTGACGAGAATACGAAAGCCATTTACATCGAGAGCATTAGCAACCCAGATCTCTTTGTCCCTGACTTTGAGGCAATTGCCAAGGTTGCACACGACCACGGCATTCCTCTCATT GTTGATAACACGCTAGGTGCTGGTGGCTATTTTGTTCGACCCATCGACCATGGCGCAGATATTGTCGTTCACTCAGCTACCAAGTGGATTGGCGGCCACGGAACCACAATTGCTGGCGTAATCGTTGATTCGGGACGGTTTGATTGGGCCAAGCATGGTGCCAAGTTTCCAGAAATGGTCGAGCCGTCGCCAGCGTACCACGGTCTCAGCTACGCTGCCAGCTTCGGTCCAGCCACGTTTATCATGCGTGCCCGCATAGAGCTGCTCCGCGATGTCGGCTCCTGCCTGAGCCCCTACGCCGCTCACCAGCTGATCATTGGCCTTGAGACGCTGGCACTGAGAGCTGAGCGTCATGCCCAGAACGCGGCCAAGCTGGCAGCGTACTTCGAAGCCCACCCAGAGTACGTTAGCTGGATCCTGTGGCCCGGTTCGGACAAACACCCTAGCCATGACACGGCCAAGAAGTATCTGAAGCGTGGCTTTGGTGGAATGCTGAGCGTCGGCGTCAAAGGGACCGCCGAGCAGGGAAGCAGGATAGTAGATAACCTGAAATTGGTGTCTAACGTGGCGAACGTGGGCGATGCCAAGAGCTTGGCTATCCACCCCTGGTCGACGACGCACGAGCagctggcggcggaggagaagaagctctcaGGTGTAACGGAAGACTTGATCCGCATATCGGTGGGAATCGAGCATATTGATGACATTATTGCCGATTTTGCGCAGGCATTCCAAGAGGTTTATGGACAGTAA
- a CDS encoding putative secondary metabolism biosynthetic enzyme (SMCOG1028:crotonyl-CoA reductase / alcohol dehydrogenase~antiSMASH:Cluster_2.7), producing the protein MAETVQNATWVYQSPPTALLEPGVTTTIENRPLQLVAPPGGVVVKLLVAGMDPHQRDRMRGVGKVTYVPPYEKGEPITNFSIGKVIRTDNPDWEEGCLIAGMLPISEYAILDLDYLNFKVYAANVVRKVTNHYNLDLKHFVGTLGLAGMTAWLSFYGHVKPRPGEIIWVSAASSSVGEVVVQLAKMEGMKVIASVSSDEKLKWVVDELGADFGFNYRKEPVDAALKRLAPDGLDVVYEMVGGDHLQAAIENMKFFGRIISCGTASQYNKPPEERYGITNTSEIFRRRIKIQGFMFHDKDIFQHVISFSMTMPRLIAEGKIKSRYTTFEGIDQAEKAFLSMFTGGSFGKTALKISGE; encoded by the exons ATGGCAGAAACCGTTCAAAATGCGACATGGGTGTACCAAAGCCCGCCTACCGCACTGCTGGAGCCGGGCGTGACCACCACCATTGAGAACCGGCCTCTACAGCTGGTAGCGCCTCCCGGTGGTGTGGTCGTCAAGCTTCTCGTTGCTGGAATGGATCCCCATCAGCGAGACCGCATGCGCGGAGTCGGCAAAGTGACCTATGTTCCACCTTACGAGAAGGGAGAGCCGATTACCAACTTTTCCATCGGCAAGGTCATCCGCACAGACAACCCCGACTGGGAAGAAGGCTGCTTGATCGCTGGCATGCTGCCCATCTCCGAGTATGCCATCTTGGACCTCGATTACCTCAACTTCAAGGTGTATGCCGCGAACGTCGTGCGAAAGGTGACCAACCACTACAACCTGGACCTCAAGCACTTCGTTGGCACACTGGGTTTGGCGGGAATGACCGCATGGCTCTCATTTTACGGTCACGTCAAGCCCCGTCCTGGAGAGATCATCTGGGTCAGTGCAGCGTCCAGCTCGGTGGGCGAAGTGGTGGTGCAACTCGCCAAGATGGAGGGAATGAAGGTGATTGCGAGTGTGAGCTCAGACGAGAAGCTGAAGTGGGTTGTTGACGAGCTGGGTGCCGACTTCGGGTTTAACTACCGGAAAGAGCCTGTCGATGCGGCACTGAAGCGACTGGCGCCGGACGGATTAGATGTGGTATATGAAATGGTAGGAGGAGACCACTTGCAAGCAGCCATTGAGAACATGAAGTTCTTTGGCCGAATCATCAGCTGTGGCACG GCCTCTCAATACAACAAGCCTCCCGAGGAGCGGTACGGTATCACAAACACATCCGAGATCTTCCGTCGCCGCATCAAGATCCAAGGATTCATGTTCCATGACAAGGACATTTTCCAACATGTCATCAGTTTCtcgatgacgatgccgagaTTGATAGCAGAGGGCAAGATCAAGTCGAGATACACTACATTTGAGGGAATCGACCAGGCAGAGAAGGCATTCCTGTCCATGTTTACAGGtggcagctttggcaagACGGCGCTGAAAATCAGTGGTGAGTAA
- a CDS encoding uncharacterized protein (MEROPS:MER0044357~antiSMASH:Cluster_2.7): MGGMHALEWAYEGKDYVRCVVAIATCAHQGAWAIGWGETQRHAIYYDPKFHGGRYSLDDPPVGGLEAARMAALLTYRSRDAIEHRFSRQGYNDKEKGAAAKHMQKTQPPKIATPSSNPTFVVQSYLRYQAKKFTHRFDSNCYLALTHKLDSHDVARGRADTIADALALIEQPTLVLGIKSDGLYTFADQEELARSIPNAALREIVSEDGHDAFLIESRQINDTLKRFWNDHLQDMT, from the coding sequence ATGGGTGGCATGCATGCGCTGGAATGGGCATATGAGGGCAAAGACTATGTCCGCTGCGTTGTAGCCATTGCTACCTGCGCCCATCAAGGGGCCTGGGCGATTGGCTGGGGCGAAACCCAACGCCATGCCATCTACTACGATCCCAAGTTCCACGGCGGCCGTTACAGCCTGGACGACCCCCCGGTTGGCGGTTTGGAGGCAGCTCGCATGGCCGCCTTGCTGACTTATCGAAGCCGAGATGCTATAGAGCATCGATTTAGCCGTCAAGGTTACAacgacaaagaaaagggcgcCGCAGCCAAGCATATGCAGAAAACCCAACCACCGAAGATAGCAACCCCCAGCTCCAATCCCACCTTTGTTGTCCAGTCCTATCTCCGGTACCAGGCCAAAAAGTTTACCCATCGTTTTGACAGCAATTGCTATCTGGCTCTGACACATAAACTTGACAGCCATGATGTGGCACGAGGTCGGGCAGATACGATAGCGGACGCGCTCGCCCTGATTGAGCAGCCCACGCTGGTCCTCGGGATCAAGAGCGATGGCCTGTATACTTTCGCCGACCAGGAGGAGCTAGCCCGGTCAATCCCCAATGCTGCGCTGCGGGAAATCGTGAGTGAGGACGGTCACGATGCCTTTCTCATCGAGTCCCGCCAGATAAACGATACCCTGAAACGGTTTTGGAACGATCATCTTCAAGATATGACATGA
- a CDS encoding uncharacterized protein (MEROPS:MER0044357~antiSMASH:Cluster_2.7): MINTQQRDHHVSNSWRKRKVQDMVCISEVRQNGQLPVSENKFAHWIPGQKVYVQRSFTLESGVEMHNVPVAYMTWGTLSPRADNVIVVCHALSGSADVGDWWKPLLGAGQAFDTDQFFVICMNSLGSPYGTASPVTAKNGDPAEGWYGADFPSTTIRDDVRYV; encoded by the exons ATGATCAACACACAACAACGCGATCACCATGTTTCGAATTCGTggcggaaaagaaaagtccaAGACATGGTTTGTA TTTCGGAAGTGAGACAAAATGGCCAGTTGCCGGTATCTGAAAATAAGTTTGCACACTGGATTCCAGGGCAGAAAGTCTACGTCCAGCGCTCTTTTACACTCGAATCTGGCGTGGAGATGCATAATGTCCCCGTGGCATACATGACATGGGGTACTCTCTCTCCACGCGCGGACAATGTCATTGTCGTCTGCCATGCCCTCTCGGGGAGTGCAGACGTTGGTGACTGGTGGAAGCCTCttcttggagctgggcaGGCATTTGATACGGACCAGTTCTTTGTCATTTGCATGAATAGCCTAGGAAGCCCCTACGGAACGGCCAGCCCCGTGACAGCTAAGAATGGTGACCCTGCTGAGGGATGGTATGGTGCCGACTTTCCTTCAACCACCATTCGTGATGATGTGCGGTATGTATAG
- a CDS encoding uncharacterized protein (EggNog:ENOG41~antiSMASH:Cluster_2.7) codes for MRFLCLHGYAQSADVLKEMMEEITEHLPSNWEYEYFEAGMEPSKLVLPNLDQVPLPNSCWWNYPFSEDIQNALDRLVAFIDAEGPFDGLWGFSQGAAMATLLLLEHQRANPGTHDWPFKMIIYNSTFLPYRLDSGSITWEKTGKDQLQATYHPGEFDASSGKEDIDWKQDERAVYDYQVLKSKRVQDEGPFPVDLLLKYRPQDVPDKLTVPSVHVRGVKDDYFFVDDSVSELFDPATAKKMTHRGGHHFPRFPDELVHFAELIVETAASLM; via the exons ATGCGGTTCCTTTGCCTCCACGGCTACGCCCAAAGTGCCGATGTCCTCAAAGAAATGATGGAAGAAATCACGGAGCATCTTCCAAGCAACTGGGAATACGAGTATTTTGAGGCAGGGATGGAGCCATCCAAACTGGTATTAC CCAATTTAGACCAAGTCCCTTTACCAAACTCCTGCTGGTGGAATTACCCATTTTCTGAGGATATTCAGAATGCCTTAGACCGTCTTGTCGCATTCATCGACGCCGAAGGGCCTTTTGATGGCCTATGGGGCTTTTCCCAGggtgctgccatggccaccctgctgctgctagaaCACCAGAGAGCGAATCCTGGTACTCATGATTGGCCTTTCAAAATGATCATATACAACTCGACCTTTCTCCCGTATCGTCTGGATTCCGGATCGATAACATGGGAGAAGACTGGAAAAGATCAATTACAGGCAACTTACCACCCTGGGGAATTTGACGCCTCGTCTGGCAAGGAAGACATCGACTGGAAACAGGATGAACGCGCCGTGTATGACTACCAAGTgctcaaaagcaaaagagtGCAAGACGAGGGTCCCTTTCCAGTCGACCTCTTGCTTAAGTATCGGCCCCAAGACGTGCCAGACAAGCTGACCGTACCCTCCGTCCATGTGCGAGGTGTCAAAGACGATTATTTCTTTGTCGATGACTCGGTTTCCGAGCTCTTTGATCCCGCaacagccaagaagatgacACATCGCGGCGGCCACCACTTTCCCCGGTTCCCGGACGAACTAGTGCATTTTGCTGAATTGATCGTTGAGACAGCTGCCTCTCTTATGTAG
- a CDS encoding uncharacterized protein (EggNog:ENOG41~TransMembrane:1 (i243-261o)~antiSMASH:Cluster_2.7) codes for MSVRDALGRQHTRPYRYLAVSKLSPAASHSSQLDSHNQSNHSRQSRQSSISDPSDCQNPPQTEPDLLYLNILNDAVKETTESNDIDNEYLAKKGVFDLPSQQHLDALVKTYFDHVCTFAPVINRADFIRSYQSGDCSLFLLHVILTPASLHVPLDVLSACGFESRSAAQESFFSKAKLLHDLAAEDDPLLMLQGSVILCMVILDHPTDRDFSYWFHNAIRLATKLDLRETCIREDKPRKIIKLYRRIWWTLYFLDIFNVFVNTRRSRLLENTSAIKPRTEDDWETEDVSGASSSLLSAVTPQQKALPVALCELSRIFGQCLSTVINKPQQDPRNMMNPLDTWRKSLATKMHVGGNIGNDVYYLDIQAMSYRFECILCRLIRHRLQQSQHADWSEWAKERLRSGILELDMISMRVLANGTLQDFPMPFITTITALLALHIESALDPAETELVRSMARLSISQTMLVLTQGREIPALKRALPVFEEILAKKKSVPGSAQHSRPNTCAAAVTRQQHGRCLYFAEHAS; via the exons ATGTCCGTAAGGGACGCTCTAG GAAGGCAACACACCAGGCCTTACCGGTATCTAGCAGTGTCCAA ACTCTCCCCGGCTGCGTCTCACAGTAGCCAGCTAGACAGCCATAATCAGTCCAATCACTCAAGACAGTCAAGACAGTCTTCCATTTCCGATCCTTCGGACTGCCAAAATCCACCCCAGACCGAGCCAGACCTGCTCTACCTTAATATTCTAAATGACGCAGTGAAAGAAACTACCGAGTCAA ACGACATTGACAATGAATATCTTGCCAAAAAGGGTGTCTTTGACCTACCTTCTCAGCAGCACTT AGATGCCCTCGTCAAGACATACTTTGATCACGTCTGCACTTTTGCCCCTGTGATCAACAGGGCTGATTTCATTCGGAGTTATCAATCTGGCGACTGCTCTTTATTCTTGCTCCACGTCATTTTGACGCCAGCCAGTCTCCATGTGCCGCTAGACGTGCTATCCGCCTGCGGCTTTGAAAGCCGTTCGGCTGCGCAAGAGTCATTcttctccaaggccaagcttCTCCACGActtggctgctgaagatgatcCGTTGTTGATGCTTCAGGGATCCGTCATCTTGTGCATGGTGATTCTCGATCACCCCACCGATCGGGACTTCAGTTACTGGTTCCATAATGCAATTCGTCTTGCCACCAAGCTTGATCTACGCGAAAC GTGTATTCGAGAAGACAAACCCCGTAAGATTATAAAGCTGTACAGGAGGATCTGGTGGACTCTCTAC TTTTTAGACATTTTCAATGTCTTTGTCAATACTAGACGCTCACGACTACTCGAAAACACGTCCGCGATTAAGCCGAGGACGGAAGACGACTGGGAAACTGAAGATGTCTCGGGAGCATCGTCCAGCTTGTTATCGGCCGTCACCCCTCAGCAAAAAGCCTTGCCTGTTGCTCTCTGCGAACTATCTCGAATAT TCGGGCAGTGTCTGTCCACTGTGATAAACAAGCCACAACAAGATCCTCGGAACATGATGAACCCACTAGATACATGGCGCAAGTCTCTCGCTACGAAGATGCACGTGGGTGGGAATATAGGAAACGACGTGTACTATCTGGATATACAAGCCATGAGCTACAGATTTGAATGCATCTTGTGTCGTCTGATACGACACCGTTTGCAGCAGTCTCAGCACGCGGACTGGAGCGAGTGGGCCAAAGAACGGCTTCGGTCCGGTATTTTGGAGTTGGACATGATTTCCATGAGAGTTTTGGCGAATGGAACTCTTCAAGACTTTCCCATGCCTTT TATAACCACGATAACTGCGCTGCTCGCTCTACACATCGAGTCGGCCCTCGATCCAGCCGAAACAGAACTCGTCCGCTCCATGGCTCGGTTATCCATCAGCCAGACAATGCTTGTTCTCACCCAGGGAAGAGAAATACCCGCCTTGAAAAGAGCGCTGCCGGTGTTCGAGGAAATTCTTGCCAAGAAAAAATCTGTACCCGGTTCAGCCCAACATTCTCGGCCAAATACCTGCGCAGCCGCAGTCACAAGACAACAACATGGCAGATGCTTATACTTCGCCGAACACGCAAGTTAA
- a CDS encoding putative NRPS-like protein biosynthetic cluster (EggNog:ENOG41~SMCOG1002:AMP-dependent synthetase and ligase~TransMembrane:1 (i225-247o)~antiSMASH:Cluster_2.7): MGSAPPSPAYGKRLIPVEIDKIARDEPNRVLFYTPRNNQPSQGYDVVTTSTFANAINRVCWWLQSEVGTEPKTIGYVGQNDIRYLLLVVAATKLGNKVLLSSPRNSPEVHLSLIKQSDCKFWITTPGVGKFDFINLPSIRVPEVNELLDPKPVKPYRYEKEWQEGRNDTLCLLHTTGSTGLPRLIPITLAAASSGDALGGMKRIQGKLPTLAEWSGTKMLNALPLFHAAGLSFSLFCVIFFRFSVVFPPPGPVMQNVVEETLDNIDLDSAFMSPLVLIDIANTPRILDKLAKLKFVTSSGGPVPPPVGNIINPRVPIMQTMGMTEGLVVPSVTTHPDEWAYYHFHPDCGYEMRPYSDTLFELVFVRRKELAATQTIFLTFPELDLYETKDLYSRHPTIPELYKYETRKDDLVVFATGEKFNPAAAEFQLAHHPWLSAVYIAGQGRFQTAALLNPTQDRLEASDNEILEEVWPTIETINKTLPAFAQLHRNFVRIVRTPFPRTPKGTVARYGIDRIYNKELDDIYKNSEDSEPSISLPVASLQIDGSSEETVRNGIREAIQIVSPDLELELVKDDDNLLVHGFDSLQVTRLSRLLSSSSISPSIQINPGIIYANPSMSQLAHVLWTQLQGSGQGKQETDTADLLRTKAVTQTIAKHLSSFALSREPKEYIVLTGTTGAIGSYLLDALCKNNRVAKVWCLNRSSPEDAARRQTEIAKSKGLSSNWKGKVQFAQVNLASEALGLSKADLNEIRDQATTIIHNAWEVNFNLPLSSFETQLIGLQSLVRICTETQNKIRFFFVSSISGAMNWPSHLLGPIPEAKLTNLDASINGYGASKLVAEHLLSKAAQSGVLRLSVLRVGQVGGPVATHGEGSIWTRRDWVPAIIDASAYLGKLPANLGGATALDWIPIDLLAEVMGQLIDSDANSTGVSQEVETYYNIVNPRIASWNSLLPTVQARLETALSPKKVQVVSFSEWLEDLEKAEDAIVQEAEKKNGATGSQVAASRAQTGLKLLSFFQAMAESSDDDAVAAALSTPNWAVGNGLARSSVFSQLTPVSPAWFETWLDQWGY; this comes from the exons ATGGGTTCAGCGCCTCCATCACCCGCCTATGGCAAACGATTGATTCCGGTCGAGATTGACAAAATTGCGCGAGACGAACCGAATCGGGTACTCTTCTATACTCCCCGCAATAACCAGCCTTCACAGGGATACGACGTTGTGACCACTAGCACatttgccaatgccatcaaTAGAGTGTGTTGGTGGCTTCAGTCCGAAGTGGGAACAGAGCCCAAGACAATTGGCTACGTTGGACAGA ATGACATTAGATACCTGCTTCTGGTCGTGGCGGCCACAAAACTTGGCAATAAG GTCCTCTTATCCTCGCCGCGGAATAGTCCCGAAGTCCATCTTTCTCTCATCAAGCAGTCTGACTGCAAGTTCTGGATTACCACGCCGGGTGTTGGCAAGTTTGACTTCATCAATCTGCCGTCAATCCGAGTGCCTGAAGTGAATGAGCTTCTGGATCCCAAACCCGTCAAGCCGTATCGCTATGAAAAGGAATGGCAGGAAGGACGCAACGACACCTTGTGCCTGCTTCACACCACCGGCTCGACCGGCTTACCGCGACTGATACCAATCACGCTGGCGGCTGCATCCTCTGGTGATGCACTTGGCGGAATGAAGCGCATCCAGGGAAAATTGCCCACTTTGGCAGAGTGGTCGGGCACTAAAATGCTGAACGCACTGCCTTTATTCCAC GCTGCTGGTCTCAGTTTCAGCTTGTTCTGTGTCATTTTCTTCAGATTCAGCGTCGTCTTTCCGCCTCCAGGGCCTGTCATGCAAAATGTGGTCGAAGAGACGCTCGACAACATTGATCTTGACTCAGCGTTTATGTCGCCCCTTGTTCTCATAGACATTGCCAACACGCCTCGCATCTTGGACAAACTCGCGAAACTCAAGTTTGTCACGTCCTCGGGTGGCCCTGTTCCGCCGCCCGTGGGCAATATCATCAATCCCCGCGTTCCTATCATGCAGACCATGGGCATGACCGAGGGTCTGGTAGTGCCGTCTGTGACTACGCATCCCGATGAGTGGGCGTATTACCATTTCCATCCGGATTGCGGCTACGAGATGCGACCTTATTCGGATACGCTGTTTGAGTTGGTGTTTGTCAGGCGAAAGGAGTTGGCAGCCACTCAGACTATCTTTCTAACGTTCCCCGAGCTGGACCTGTACGAAACAAAAGACTTGTACTCGCGCCATCCGACAATCCCTGaactgtacaagtacgagACACGCAAAGATGATCTCGTCGTGTTTGCAACCGGAGAAAAGTTCAATCCCGCCGCGGCCGAGTTCCAGTTGGCTCACCACCCCTGGCTGTCTGCCGTCTACATTGCCGGCCAAGGTCGCTTTCAAACGGCCGCGCTGCTCAATCCGACACAGGATCGATTGGAAGCGTCCGACAATGAGATTTTGGAAGAGGTCTGGCCAACCATTGAGACTATCAACAAGACTCTGCCCGCTTTTGCCCAGCTTCACCGCAACTTTGTCCGAATTGTTCGCACACCCTTTCCACGCACACCCAAGGGCACGGTAGCACGCTATGGAATTGATCGGATCTATAACAAGGAGCTTGACGACATCTACAAAAACTCGGAAGACTCAGAGCCTTCAATCTCTTTGCCAGTGGCTTCTCTACAGATCGATGGGAGTAGCGAGGAAACTGTCCGTAATGGTATCCGGGAAGCCATTCAGATTGTGTCGCCGGACTTGGAGCTCGAACTGGTGAAAGATGATGACAACCTTCTCGTACATGGCTTTGACTCGCTCCAAGTTACCCGACTTTCCAGACTACTCagttcttcttccatctctcctTCTATCCAAATTAACCCTGGTATTATTTATGCTAACCCTTCCATGAGCCAGCTGGCACATGTACTGTGGACGCAGCTGCAGGGTTCCGGGCAAGGAAAGCAAGAAACAGACACAGCAGACCTCCTCCGCACCAAGGCCGTGACCCAGACAATTGCCAAGCACTTGTCGTCTTTCGCGCTGTCCCGAGAGCCAAAAGAATACATCGTCCTCACGGGCACGACGGGGGCCATTGGCTCCTATCTTCTTGATGCTCTATGCAAGAACAATCGTGTTGCCAAAGTCTGGTGCTTGAACCGTAGCAGCCCCGAGGATGCGGCTCGCCGACAGACCGAAATAGCCAAGTCAAAGGGACTGTCTTCGAACTGGAAGGGCAAAGTTCAGTTTGCTCAGGTGAATCTGGCATCCGAGGCTCTTGGGTTGAGCAAGGCAGACTTGAACGAGATTCGAGACCAAGCAACAACTATAATTC ATAATGCATGGGAAGTTAACTTCAATCTCCCTCTGTCCTCTTTTGAGACACAGCTCATCGGGCTCCAGAGCCTGGTCCGTATCTGTACAGAGACCCAGAACAAGATTCGATTCTTCTTCGTTTCCTCCATCAGTGGCGCCATGAATTGGCCCTCTCACCTCTTGGGTCCTATTCCTGAGGCTAAGCTCACAAATCTAGACGCCTCCATCAACGGGTACGGCGCCTCCAAGCTTGTAGCTGAGCATTTGCTCAGCAAAGCTGCCCAATCGGGCGTACTGCGTCTCTCGGTCCTGCGTGTAGGTCAAGTTGGAGGGCCCGTCGCGACTCACGGAGAAGGTAGCATATGGACGCGAAGGGATTGGGTGCCAGCG ATCATCGACGCATCAGCTTATCTCGGCAAGTTGCCCGCGAACCTGGGCGGCGCTACAGCCCTCGACTGGATTCCTATCGATTTGTTGGCCGAAGTCATGGGCCAGCTCATTGATTCAGATGCAAACTCAACGGGCGTTAGCCAAGAAGTGGAAACTTATTACAACATCGTCAACCCCCGAATTGCTAGCTGGAACTCACTGCTGCCAACTGTACAGGCTCGTCTGGAGACCGCCCTGTCGCCAAAGAAGGTGCAGGTCGTTTCCTTTTCTGAATGGCTAGAAGACTTGGAGAAGGCCGAGGACGCGATCGTCCaggaggcggagaagaagaacggGGCCACTGGTTCGCAGGTTGCGGCAAGCCGAGCGCAAACAGGGCTCAAATTGTTGTCCTTTTTCCAGGCAATGGCAGAATCTTctgacgatgatgctgttGCGGCAGCTTTATCTACCCCAAACTGGGCTGTTGGCAATGGCTTGGCACGAAGCTCTGTCTTTTCCCAGTTGACACCTGTATCTCCCGCCTGGTTCGAGACTTGGCTTGATCAATGGGGCTACTAA
- a CDS encoding uncharacterized protein (antiSMASH:Cluster_2.7), producing the protein MSSNNQHQQIACIRDLKKAGSEKLSQSYQDYYNGGSMDELTLDWNETAFNKYLLRPRVLRNVENIDMTTTLWGKKAALPFGFAPSAMHRLIHADGEIGTSKAAAARNVPMVLSLLSNDSLEDVAAQRTDGSTPYGIHISPLNKREVLSNLLVRAKAAGYNAVILTVDAPMYGRRLADERNNWSIIPPGATFPNVVAQHVKPSEISVSASETWEEYIPWIRSQTDLELWVKGVTSKEDVENAIKHGVDGIIISNHGGRQLDTTPATIDILREVAPIAKGRIPLALDGGVYRGSDIFKAIALGASFVFGGRIAIWGLAYNGSEGVGLGLDIIIKEFKICMGLTGCTKVSDIGPHHLSILQSNGLLGSVY; encoded by the exons ATGTCCTCCAATaaccagcaccagcagattGCCTGTATCAGAGACCTCAAGAAGGCAGGATCTGAAAAACTGTCACAGTCTTATCAAG ACTACTACAATGGCGGCTCAATGGACGAACTGAC GCTTGATTGGAATGAAACCGCGTTCAACAAATACCTTCTACGGCCGCGAGTCCTGCGCAATGTCGAGAACATCGATATGACCACCACGCTGTGGGGCAAAAAGGCCGCACTACCTTTCGGCTTCGCTCCAAGTGCTATGCATCGGCTCATCCATGCGGATGGTGAGATTGGCACATCcaaggctgccgctgcccGCAACGTGCCCATGGTCCTGTCTCTCCTGTCCAATGACTCTCTGGAAGATGTAGCGGCCCAGAGAACCGACGGCTCTACCCCGTATGGTATTCACATTAGCCCGCTGAATAAGCGCGAGGTCTTGAGCAACCTTCTTGTCCGAGCCAAAG CTGCCGGGTACAACGCCGTCATCTTGACCGTGGACGCCCCCATGTATGGCCGACGTCTGGCGGATGAGCGTAACAACTGGAGCATTATTCCACCAGGCGCGACCTTCCCCAACGTCGTCGCACAGCATGTGAAGCCAAGTGAAATCTCCGTCA GCGCCTCGGAAACCTGGGAAGAATACATTCCTTGGATTCGAAGCCAGACCGATCTCGAGCTCTGGGTGAAAGGAG TCACctccaaagaagatgttgagaaTGCCATCAAGCATGGCGTAGATGggatcatcatctccaaccaCGGCGGTAGGCAGCTGGACACCACGCCTGCCACCATCGACATCCTTCGAGAGGTTGCACCGATCGCCAAGGGCAGAATCCCTCTGGCCTTGGATGGTGGCGTTTACCGTGGCTCGGATATCTTCAAGGCTATCGCTCTCGGAGCGTCCTTTGTTTTCGGTGGAAGAATTGCCATTTGGGGCTTAGCG TACAACGGCTCTGAGGGTGTCGGCCTAGGCCTggatatcatcatcaaagagtTCAAAATCTGCATGGGCCTGACTGGATGCACCAAGGTCTCAGACATCGGTCCCCATCATCTGTCTATTTTGCAAAGCAATGGGCTCCTTGGAAGTGTGTATTAG